CCGGCCAGAGTTGCCAGATGACCCCAGAAATCTTGAGGTGCTGTTTCCGGAATTACGCGCGCAACTCGAGCATCATCCTTGCCGTTTTCGGGATTGTTTGCATCGTGAAGAACCTGGATGCGGAGTCACGCGCGATTGGGAGAGATACCCGATCTACAGGCGAGCCGTAGAGGAACTTCTAGGTCTTAGCCGCCCATCCCGGGGAGGTTGAGATTGAGTCCGCCAGTGAGTTCTTCCATGCGTTCTTTCATCGTGCCGGTGGAGCGTTCATAGGCGGATTGCAAAGCCGCGAGTGTGGCGGCTTCTGTGGCTTCCTGTCCTTCGCTCAGCAGGGTTGGATCCAGCCGCACCCTCAAGGGTTGTTGATTGCCAGATAACCAGATACTGGCTCGACCGTCTTCACTGTTGCCCTCGATCTCCATGGCATCGAGTTCTTCTTGCAGTTTCTGCGCGTCTTGCTGGATTTGTTGAGCCTTTCGGAAGGCCTCGGTGAGCTGTCCGAAATTGGGAAGTCCAAACCCTGCCATGACGCCAATGAAGTGATGCGAAGGCTAATCGGTCGTTTGAAAGCCCAGGCGTTTCACTTCAGGATGCAAGGTGATTCCGTGTATTCGCTCCACTTCGTTCTGCACGAAGTCGATCAAGGTGCGGATGTCATCGGCCGTGGCATCACCAACGTTGACGATGAAATTGGCATGCACCGGTGAGACCTCGGCGCCTCCGATGCGTTTCCCCTTGAGCCCTAAGCCTTCGATGAGCTGACCAGCTTTTTCGGGCTCTGGGTTGCGGAACACACTTCCGCAGCTTGGCCATTGGTACGGCTGGGTGGTGGTGCGATGACTGAGGTTGCCACTGGTCTTTCTCATCAACTCCTTGGCGTCGTGGCCTGGCTCTAATTGGAACTGCGCCGCAATCACTAAGTGTTCGCTGCCTTGAAGAAGGCTGTGTCGGTAGTCGTAGGCGAGCTCGGCGTTGCTGAGCATCGTGGTGGTCTTCACCGCGTCCGTTAGCGATCGATCGATCACCTCCACGTAGGTCAGCGAGTCGGCTGTGGAGCCGCCCTGAGCTCCTGCGTTCATGGCCGCGGCCCCTCCCACGGTTCCAGGGATACCAACGGCCCATTCCAGCCCATGCAAGCCGAGTCTGGCCGCGCGCCTGGCAAGCGTGGGAAGCGGTTCACCCGCCAAAGCCTTCACCTGCCCTGATTCGGCATCCAGTTGGCTGCCTTGCAGGCGGCGTAAGCACAAAGTGAGACCTGGAAGACCAGCGTCAGCAATCAGCAGGTTTGATCCGGCTCCAATCACTCGGGTGGTGAGCCCTTCCGTTTGGGCCCACTGGAGAAGCGCGAGACATTGTTCAGCATCGTTGGGCTCGGCCAACCATTGCGCTGGACCTCCCACCCGCCAAGTGGTGTAGTTCGCGAGGGACACCTGCTGTTGGAGAACCCCAGACTCGAGAAGGGCATTCAGGCTGCGATCGCCGGTGAACATGACGCCTCTCCTCCAATTCCTTTCTGGGACAGACGGTCCCAGAGACTGTTCACATCACCAGCGCCCATCGCCAAAATCAAGTCTTCAGGCTGACTGTGCTGCATCACCAGTCCTGTGAGCTCTTCCATCGTGTTGGCCACAAAGACGGGTTGATGGGGATCCATCAGCCGAATGGAGCGTGCCAGAAGCTCACTATTGATGCCCTCGATCGGTTGTTCACCGGCGCCATAAATCGGCGCAAGAACGAGGGCGTCAGCGGACAAGAGTGCCTGGGCAAACGCGTTGAGAAATTCTTGAGTCCGGCTGTAGCGGTGCGGTTGGAAAACAGCGAGAAGGCGTTGGGGTGTGCGA
This portion of the Synechococcus sp. ROS8604 genome encodes:
- the murB gene encoding UDP-N-acetylmuramate dehydrogenase, which encodes MFTGDRSLNALLESGVLQQQVSLANYTTWRVGGPAQWLAEPNDAEQCLALLQWAQTEGLTTRVIGAGSNLLIADAGLPGLTLCLRRLQGSQLDAESGQVKALAGEPLPTLARRAARLGLHGLEWAVGIPGTVGGAAAMNAGAQGGSTADSLTYVEVIDRSLTDAVKTTTMLSNAELAYDYRHSLLQGSEHLVIAAQFQLEPGHDAKELMRKTSGNLSHRTTTQPYQWPSCGSVFRNPEPEKAGQLIEGLGLKGKRIGGAEVSPVHANFIVNVGDATADDIRTLIDFVQNEVERIHGITLHPEVKRLGFQTTD
- a CDS encoding YbaB/EbfC family nucleoid-associated protein translates to MAGFGLPNFGQLTEAFRKAQQIQQDAQKLQEELDAMEIEGNSEDGRASIWLSGNQQPLRVRLDPTLLSEGQEATEAATLAALQSAYERSTGTMKERMEELTGGLNLNLPGMGG